A stretch of the Cheilinus undulatus linkage group 11, ASM1832078v1, whole genome shotgun sequence genome encodes the following:
- the si:dkeyp-100a1.6 gene encoding probable G-protein coupled receptor 160, whose protein sequence is MLAIMEQWDGENGCHWSKIDKYLLLLILKLGMDASVFYLCCQKLYKFFVNMCSLSIVLFDLLLVFLMATVWLLGTEKSLMSPCFILANASAAYGALPLPMMFLGLLDYCLQDAVLCNQNSFLKPATNAILTLLMWILVVTYTFSPVQNKQMELDNVTQTILVVCKVDGSIVVTYFVVGLFTGIICTMLPFCTLIPFWLKEANRISIAREGQEKKRSDLFTSTTCIFEKGSEKIYLEETNWPRPPLWISLTLGFGLFWMPYLAVSVVCLLLHFGVPAYLTVNILWLECANSFLLGLVFWVKSKTQGPYSHVPENMCTWHVFWHLSKGTQRQTNFVAVLNSSKEKENTFFCV, encoded by the coding sequence ATGCTAGCCATCATGGAGCAATGGGATGGGGAGAATGGCTGTCACTGGAGCAAAATTGACAAGTATCTTCTACTCTTGATTTTGAAGCTGGGAATGGACGCATCTGTCTTTTACTTATGCTGCCAAAAGCTCTATAAATtctttgtaaatatgtgtaGCCTGTCTATTGTACTTTTTGATTTGCTGTTAGTGTTCCTTATGGCAACTGTGTGGCTTCTTGGAACTGAAAAGTCCCTTATGTCACCTTGCTTTATCTTGGCTAATGCATCAGCTGCATATGGAGCACTACCATTACCCATGATGTTCCTTGGTTTACTGGACTACTGTTTGCAAGATGCAGTTCTCTGCAACCAGAACTCTTTCCTCAAACCTGCAACAAATGCAATCTTGACGTTGCTGATGTGGATTCTAGTTGTTACTTACACATTCAGTCCTGTCCAAAATAAGCAGATGGAACTAGACAATGTGACACAGACAATTTTAGTGGTATGTAAAGTAGATGGATCCATAGTTGTAACATACTTTGTAGTGGGTCTTTTCACAGGAATAATCTGTACAATGTTACCCTTTTGCACACTGATTCCCTTCTGGTTGAAAGAGGCTAACAGGATATCTATAGCAAGGGAAggacaagagaagaagagaagtgACTTGTTCACCTCAACTACCTGCATCTTTGAAAAAGGAAGCGAGAAGATTTACCTGGAGGAGACTAACTGGCCACGCCCCCCTCTGTGGATCAGCCTAACACTAGgctttggtttgttttggaTGCCTTATCTCGCCGTTTCTGTAGTTTGTCTGCTCTTGCACTTTGGAGTACCAGCCTATCTCACAGTCAACATTCTATGGTTGGAATGTGCTAACAGTTTCCTGCTTGGTTTGGTATTCTGGGTAAAGAGCAAGACACAAGGGCCATACAGCCATGTACCAGAAAATATGTGCACTTGGCATGTTTTCTGGCATTTGAGCAAAGGAACGCAACGGCAAACTAACTTTGTGGCAGTGTTAAACTCAtcaaaagagaaggaaaacacTTTCTTCTGTGTGTAA